The following coding sequences are from one Panicum hallii strain FIL2 chromosome 5, PHallii_v3.1, whole genome shotgun sequence window:
- the LOC112893841 gene encoding CAX-interacting protein 4: MDAKKFLQLVEEKKKRILEKKEAPLKWEQKLEAAAKAKADAEAKEKKLKSRKHRKRGDSSSDSDSDSDSDVDRKHRKRKDRRRNKKHGHSDSDDARRRKRRSKRSSDLSDESDSDYESGSEDERRRKHSHRRRRHRHSSRSDSEDYSSDEEERRSTKKDHSRSCRRRHQSSDDDSDSEGKVRLRHRKRMRSSDEDAPSDSNHKRHRSRSLDESPDETEKMGNGKRSHKNGHRHHRHPRHHHHERHISSSEPDKRLVVKDDQKTLEGDSAD, from the coding sequence ATGGATGCAAAGAAGTTCCTGCAGCTGGTTGAAGAGAAGAAAAAGAGGATCCTGGAGAAGAAAGAAGCCCCACTGAAATGGGAGCAGAAGCTTGAAGCAGCAGCTAAGGCAAAGGCTGATGCAGAAGCCAAGGAGAAGAAGCTTAAGTCAAGAAAGCACAGGAAGAGAGGAGATTCTTCCTCAGACTCTGATAGTGACTCTGACAGTGATGTTGATCGGAAACACAGGAAGAGGAAGGACCGCAGAAGGAACAAGAAACATGGTCACTCTGACTCTGATGATGCAAGAAGACGCAAGCGGAGGTCCAAAAGGAGCTCAGACTTGAGCGATGAGAGTGACAGTGACTACGAGAGTGGGTCTGAAGATGAACGTAGAAGGAAGCACTCACACAGAAGAAGGCGCCATAGACATTCATCAAGGTCAGATTCTGAAGACTATAGCAGTGATGAGGAAGAGCGGAGGTCAACCAAGAAGGACCACTCTAGGAGCTGCAGACGCCGTCATCAATCATCAGATGACGACTCTGATTCTGAGGGCAAGGTAAGGTTGAGACACAGGAAGCGTATGAGATCTAGTGATGAAGACGCACCATCAGATTCCAACCATAAGCGCCACAGGAGCCGCTCCTTGGATGAGTCACCTGATGAAACAGAGAAGATGGGAAATGGCAAACGGTCTCACAAGAATGGCCATCGCCATCACCGTCACCCCCGGCACCACCATCATGAACGCCACATTAGTTCTTCAGAACCAGACAAGAGGCTAGTAGTGAAAGACGACCAGAAAACCCTTGAAGGTGACAGCGCAGATTGA
- the LOC112893761 gene encoding fruit protein pKIWI502-like, which yields MLLRSAPRRLHLLRPHHLRLLSAAALASAAPAPVPPQAPTEWAEAPLATVRPATADASLYHVSLDLSAHGDLLASHAAAGQFLPFRLPAAPYPIFLAIASPPPSPGSSSAAFDFLVKRLPGTPSARLCDLRPGDLVRVGASVVGRGFEVARIADARDVLVFATGSGISPIRSLIESGFVENNKTGLSLFYGVRNLQRMAYQERFNDWEAKGVKIVPVLSRPDCQWTGERGYVQNVFSRMKNIVNPSSVGAILCGHKQMTEEITRVLVADGLSKDRILTNF from the exons ATGCTTCTACgctccgcgccgcgccgcctccacctcctccgcccgcaccacctccgcctcctctccgccgctgcgctcgcctccgccgcacCGGCCCCGGTCCCGCCCCAGGCCCCCACCGAGTGGGCCGAGGCGCCCCTCGCCACCGTCCGGCCGGCCACCGCCGACGCCTCTCTCTACCACGTCTCCCTCGACCTCTCCGCGCACGGGGACCTCCTCGcctcccacgccgccgccggccagtTCCTCCCCTTCCGCCTCCCCGCCGCGCCCTACCCCATCTTCCTCGCTATCGCGTCCCCGCCTCCGTCGCCCgggtcctcctccgccgccttcgACTTCCTCGTCAAGCGCCTCCCAGGCACCCCCTCCGCGCGGCTCTGCGACCTCCGCCCCGGCGACCTCGTCCGCGTCGGCGCCAGCGTTGTCGGTCGTGGGTTTGAGGTTGCCAGGATAGCCGACGCCCGTGACGTTCTCGTCTTCGCCACCGGATCCGGGATCAG TCCTATTCGGTCACTTATTGAGTCCGGTTTTGTTGAAAACAATAAAACTGGCTTAAGCCTCTTTTATGGGGTTAGAAATCTTCAAAGGATGGCATATCAG GAGAGGTTCAATGATTGGGAAGCCAAAGGAGTTAAAATTGTACCTGTCCTCTCAAGACCAGACTGTCAATGGACAGGCGAGCGAGGTTATGTCCAG AATGTTTTCTCAAGGATGAAGAATATTGTAAACCCTTCATCAGTGGGAGCAATTTTGTGTGGACATAAACAAATGACTGAG GAAATTACAAGAGTTCTTGTTGCCGACGGTTTGTCAAAAGATAGAATCCTTACTAACTTCTGA
- the LOC112891657 gene encoding uncharacterized protein LOC112891657 — protein sequence MMASSAALLQASTAFAPVFSPLPSRLQPAPRLHLRGSPNRRRRGVALAASSAASPEVEKEPSTSSSPQESESAVADSVKVLKEAAKTRKVPAPEVLSALSKIKKAKLDTSTFFETLGGTESPGRTWMLIFTAKGRLEKGQYFPVTAVQRFDAAGKRIENGIYLGPIGCLTFEGRLSWKKKILAFIFERVRIKVGPFGPLEIGLGNGRDGREPSTKDPFFVWFYVDEEIAVAQGRGGGVAYWCRCQRVP from the exons ATGATGGCGTCGTCTGCTGCCTTGCTCCAAGCTTCCACGGCCTTCGCTCCAGTCTTCTCCCCGCTCCCTTCCCGACTCCAGCCCGCGCCACGGCTCCATCTCCGCGGCTCCCCCAaccgtcgccgccgcggcgtcgcACTCGCCGCTTCCTCCGCCGCATCGCCGGAAGTCGAGAAGGAGCCGTCGACCTCGTCCTCACCGCAGGAGTCTGAGTCG GCTGTTGCGGACAGTGTGAAGGTGCTCAAGGAGGCGGCCAAGACAAGGAAGGTGCCTGCACCAGAGGTGCTTTCAGCATTGTCCAAGATCAAGAAGGCAAAGCTTGACACATCGACATTCTTTGAGACACTCGGCGGGACAGAGTCTCCAGGCAGGACATGGATGCTCATCTTCACTGCTAAG GGTCGGCTGGAGAAAGGGCAGTATTTCCCAGTGACTGCAGTCCAGCGTTTCGATGCTGCG GGTAAAAGGATCGAGAATGGTATATATTTGGGCCCCATTGGGTGCTTAACCTTTGAAGGGAGGCTATCATGGAAAAAGAAAATACTTGCATTCATCTTTGAGCGTGTTCGCATAAAGGTTGGACCATTTGGTCCCCTGGAGATTGGCCTCGGAAACGGCCGTGATGGCAGGGAACCCAGCACAAAGGACCCGTTCTTTGTTTGGTTCTATGTTGATGAGGAAATCGCTGTTGCACAAGGCAGAGGCGGGGGAGTAGCTTACTGGTGCAGATGCCAGCGTGTTCCCTGA
- the LOC112892777 gene encoding uncharacterized protein LOC112892777, producing the protein MKIRLKATRLGRRNKRSEPNRPAITHHGLRKYRRQLQKKKKKRVGKRTSPGLGKGGQNSPERGSTGCGLRRGYCYRARVQCRPPPRVEVQGEEGKPAVARAHPLFYLSYFKHSGCFFVRHSATPISQASDREETAVIVKQRRFYKKALKTCRTKAAVHSLPTTGRKKKKLPAHPPPARAAASPSRAARRPALAGRSPHSAAWNSARAARTAAAATTPPVSIVPSRPSHLPQGRSSTPSTSSPCLPSPRASGAGSLRFLSLLKQLELDPDEPPFELNECDWACPAGGGQDGWAVPPVLKALPPRAHCAVGLRAVVPPRRGRRRAGDQRAGMVVPVRVVALGAGIPVHIWIRPSHPWIRLCARASRVPMPEPAAIASTSGPSSPHLTSRRLLDLAGTCSARALLPRGWALMCGIGPERGRWRLDLKRKKSSSTVAWPRGAKETRRVKEGLRETARWWMCREREERLAAREADY; encoded by the exons ATGAAG ATCCGGCTCAAGGCAACCCGATTAGGCCGCCGCAACAAGAGATCTGAGCCTAATCGCCCAGCCATCACACACCACGGTCTTCGAAAATACAGAAGACaacttcaaaagaaaaaaaagaagagagtAGGCAAACGAACGAGCCCGGGGTTGGGGAAAGGCGGACAAAACTCACCGGAAAGGGGAAGCACAGGCTGCGGTCTGCGGCGAGGCTACTGCTATCGCGCGCGCGTGCAGTGCAGGCCGCCGCCTCGAGTCGAGGTgcaaggggaggaggggaaaccTGCCGTGGCCCGAGCCCACCCGTTATTTTATCTCTCCTACTTTAAACATTCGGGATGCTTCTTCGTACGTCATTCCGCCACCCCCATTTCTCAAGCGTCGGATCGAGAGGAAACGGCTGTGATCGTCAAACAACGTCGATTTTATAAAAAGGCCctcaaaacttgccgaactaaaGCCGCAGTCCACTCCCTCCCTACCAccggaagaaaaaaaaaaaagctacCCGCCcacccgccgcccgctcgcgccgccgcctcgccctcgcgggccgctcgccgccccgccctcgccggccgttCGCCCCATTCCGCTGCTTGGAACTCCGCTCGGGCCGCTCGCACCGCAGCCGCTGCCACCACACCTCCCGTGTCCATCGTCCCCTCTCGACCGTCTCACCTTCCACAGGGGCGCTCCTCGACGCCCTCGACCTCCTCGCCGTGCTTGCCCTCACCGAGGGCATCGGGCGCGGGGTCGCTCCGGTTTCTTAGCCTCCTGAAGCAGTTGGAGTTGGATCCTGACGAACCACCGTTCGAGCTTAACGAGTGTGACTGGGCGTGTCCGGCAGGCGGCGGCCAAGACGGGTGGGCCGTCCCTCCGGTGCTCAAGGCGTTGCCGCCGCGAGCACACTGTGCCGTGGGGCTTCGGGCTGTCGTGCCTCCTCGCCGAGGGCGACGGCGAGCCGGCGACCAACGGGCGGGGATGGTCGTGCCCGTGAGGGTGGTGGCGCTGGGAGCAGGCATCCCGGTCCACATCTGGATCCGCCCTTCCCACCCCTGGATTCGGCTGTGTGCTCGAGCTTCACGCGTCCCCATGCCGGAGCCCGCTGCCATCGCGAGCACCTCAGGCCCGAGCTCGCCCCACCTGACCTCCCGGCGTCTGCTCGATCTGGCCGGTACATGCAGTGCGCGTGCGCTCCTGCCTAGGGGCTGGGCTCTCATGTGCGGCATTGGTCCGGAAAGAGGCCGATGGCGCTTGGATTTGAAGAGGAAGAAATCGAGCAGCACTGTTGCTTGGCCGAGAGGAGCAAAGGAGACTAGGAGAGTGAAGGAGGGATTGAGGGAGACTGCTCGGTGGTGGATGTgcagagaaagagaggagaggttAGCAGCGAGAGAAGCAGACTACTGA
- the LOC112893760 gene encoding ATP synthase subunit beta, mitochondrial-like: protein MASRRLLSSLLRSSSAALRRAGAPSPAAPRRASPAGLLIARFAASSAAQPAPPSAAPSSSPPSAAGKGKGGKITDEFTGAGAVGQVCQVIGAVVDVRFDEGLPPILTALEVLDNNIRLVLEVAQHLGENMVRTIAMDGTEGLVRGQRVLNTGSPITVPVGRATLGRIINVIGEPIDEKGDIKTNHFLPIHREAPAFVEQATEQQILVTGIKVVDLLAPYQRGGKIGLFGGAGVGKTVLIMELINNVAKAHGGFSVFAGVGERTREGNDLYREMIESGVIKLGDKQSESKCALVYGQMNEPPGARARVGLTGLTVAEHFRDAEGQDVLLFIDNIFRFTQANSEVSALLGRIPSAVGYQPTLATDLGGLQERITTTKKGSITSVQAIYVPADDLTDPAPATTFAHLDATTVLSRQISELGIYPAVDPLDSTSRMLSPHVLGEDHYNTARGVQKVLQNYKNLQDIIAILGMDELSEDDKLTVARARKIQRFLSQPFHVAEVFTGAPGKYVELKESVKSFQGVLDGKYDDLPEQSFYMVGGIEEVIAKAEKIAKESAS from the exons ATGGCGTCCCGccgcctcctctcctctctcctccgctcctcctccgccgccctccgccgcgccggcgcgcCTTCACCggccgccccccgccgcgcgTCCCCGGCCGGCCTACTAATCGCGCGATTcgcggcctcctccgccgcgcagccGGCCCCGCCGTCCGCTGCGCCTTCCTCGTCCCCGCCGTCCGCGGCGGGGAAGGGAAAGGGCGGGAAGATCACGGACGAGTTCACGGGGGCCGGCGCGGTGGGGCAGGTGTGCCAGGTGATCGGCGCCGTCGTCGACGTGCGCTTCGACGAGGGCCTCCCGCCGATCCTCACGGCGCTCGAGGTGCTCGACAACAACATACGCCTCGTCCTCGAGGTCGCGCAGCACCTCGGCGAGAACATGGTCCGGACCATCGCCATGGACGGCACGGAGGGCCTTGTCCGCGGCCAGCGCGTCCTCAACACTGGATCGCCAATCACT GTTCCTGTTGGCAGGGCTACACTTGGGCGTATCATAAATGTCATTGGGGAACCCATTGATGAGAAGGGTGACATAA AAACAAACCATTTCCTCCCAATCCATCGTGAAGCACCTGCTTTCGTTGAGCAGGCTACAGAACAGCAGATTCTTGTCACTGGAATTAAG GTCGTCGATCTCTTAGCACCGTACCAAAGAGGTGGAAAGATTGGGTTGTTTGGTGGTGCTGGTGTTGGCAAAACTGTTCTCATCATGGAGCTGATCAACAATGTAGCCAAAGCCCATG GTGGATTTTCTGTGTTTGCTGGTGTCGGTGAAAGGACCCGTGAAGGCAATGACTTGTACAGGGAAATGATTGAGAGTGGTGTTATTAAGCTCGGGGATAAGCAG AGTGAGAGCAAGTGTGCTCTTGTGTACGGACAAATGAATGAACCTCCTGGTGCTCGTGCCCGTGTTGGGCTCACTGGTTTGACAGTTGCCGAGCATTTCCGAGATGCTGAAGGGCAGGATGTGCTCCTGTTCATTGATAACATCTTCCGTTTCACTCAG GCTAATTCTGAGGTGTCTGCGTTGCTTGGTCGTATCCCATCTGCTGTGGGTTATCAACCTACTCTCGCTACTGATCTTGGAGGTCTGCAAGAGCGTATCACTACCACCAAGAAGGGGTCTATTACATCTGTACAGGCTATTTACGTGCCTGCTGATGATCTGACTGATCCTGCTCCTGCAACTACATTTGCCCATCTTGATGCCACAACAGTGCTGTCCCGCCAG ATTTCTGAACTTGGAATCTACCCTGCTGTGGATCCCCTTGACTCTACATCTAGAATGCTTTCACCTCATGTTTTGGGAGAAGACCACTACAACACTGCTCGTGGTGTTCAGAAGGTTCTGCAGAACTACAAGAACTTGCAGGATATTATTGCCATTTTAGGTATGGATGAGCTCAGTGAAGACGACAAGCTCACTGTCGCACGTGCTCGCAAGATTCAGCGGTTTCTGAGCCAGCCTTTCCATGTTGCTGAAGTTTTCACGGGTGCACCTGGCAAGTATGTGGAGCTGAAGGAAAGTGTCAAAAGCTTCCAG GGAGTCTTGGATGGCAAGTACGATGACCTACCTGAGCAATCTTTCTACATGGTTGGAGGAATTGAGGAAGTTATCGCCAAGGCTGAGAAGATCGCCAAGGAGTCTGCATCTTAG